One Intestinimonas butyriciproducens genomic window, GCCAGAAGGGACTCGAACCCCCGGCCCACTGCTTAGAAGGCAGTTGCTCTATCCACCTGAGCTACTGGCGCGTATGGAGCGGGTGATGGGAATCGAACCCACGCGACCAGCTTGGAAGGCTGGGATTCTACCATTGAACTACACCCGCACGGGCGCTGTCCATCCTCGAATGTCAGCCAAAGTATAATAGCATAGGAACCGTACTTTTGTCAATTCCTTTTTTTCTATTTTTTCACTCCAGCGCCGCATCGCAGTAAGCACAGCAGGTCAGGCCGCCGTTCTGCTTGACCAGCGGGGGCAGATAGTGCTCCGCCTGCGTCACACAGCGGGGATTCCGACACACGGGCGCAGTACCGATTTCCACCGCACCCGGGTCCATGCGGGGTTGGTTTGCCAGGTCGGTGAGCAGCGCCATCCGGGCAAACATACCGTATCGGGCCTGCTCAAAATAGACTGCCCGGGGATCGTCGTCCACGTCGATGGAGATCTCATCCACCCGGGGCAGCGGGTGCATCACCAGCAGATCCCTGCGGGCCCGCTCCAGTTTCCTCCGGGTGAGGATATAGACACCCTTGTTCCGCTCGTACTCCAGGGGGTCCACAAACCTCTCTCGCTGGATACGGGTCATATACAGCACATCAAGGGACGGGATGACGGACTCCAATCCGGTGACTTCCGTGAACCACATCCCGTTTTCCCGCATGAATGCCCGCATATATTCCGGCACTGCCAGCTCCCGGGGGGAAATAAGAAAGAATTTTACACCCTGGAATTTGGCCATGGCCTTGATGAGGGAGTGCACCGTGCGGCCATTTTTCAGGTCGCCGCACAGTCCCACCGACAGCCCGTCCACCCCGCCCCGGAGGCGGGTGATGGTGGTCAGGTCCGCCGTGGTCTGCGTGGGATGCATATGGCCGCCGTCACCGGCATTGATCACGGGCACATTGGAGTAGAGGGACGCCGCCTTGGCCGCCCCCTCCAGAGGGTTGCGCATCACGACCACATCCGCGTAGCCGGAGACCATCTTGACGGTGTCCTTCAGCGTCTCTCCCTTCGCCACCGAAGAAGAGCGGGGATCGGCAAAGCCAAATACCGTACCGCCCACCCGCAGCATGGCGGTCTGAAAGGAAAAGTTGGTGCGGGTGGAGGGCTCATAGAAGAGACTGGCCATCACCCTGCCCTTGCAGGCGTCCAAAAAATCAGCGGGGTGGTCCATGATCTCACTGCACCGGTGATACAGAGAGTCCCACTCCGCTCTAGACAGATCTCCAAAGTCGATGAGATGCCGCATACCTCAATCTTCCCCTTTAGAATTTTTTCTATTCTATCATATTGGGGAGCGTTCGACAAGGCATAACAAGCTTCTTTTTCCCGTCGTTTTGCCAGAAAATGACCCGCATGTTTTTTCCCGCCTTGCCCATGCTAAGGAAAACAAACTGGAAAGGCAGGCGGCAGTGTTGAGGGATTGGTTCTGGTATTTTATGTTCTACAGCTTTCTGGGCTTTTTGCTGGAAGTGGCCTTTGCCCGCGTCACCCACAACCCCAAGCGGGACCGAAAATGTTTCTATTTTCTTCCGCTCTGCCCGGTCTACGGCCTGGGCGCCCTTCTTATTCTGGCCCCCGCCCCGCTTCTGTCTCGCCATATCGTCCTGCTGGCTCTGTGGTCCGCCTTTGCGGCCACCACCGCTGAATATCTGATGAGCCTCCTTTACGAAATATTTCTGCATGTTTCCTTCTGGGACTACTCCCATCTCCCCTTTCAGATCCATGGGCGGGTGTGCCTTCTCTTCTCCCTTTTCTGGTGCGGGCTGGGCCTTTTGCTGGTTTACGGGGTCCAGCCCCTTGTGGCTGAGATCGTCTCCTCCATCCCCGGCTGGCTCACCCTTCCCACGGCTCTTTTTCTGGGCTTGGACGCAGTCTTTACCGTTTATGTCCTGCGCCGTGACCGGACCACCGACGCCCTGCTGTGGTATCGCGGACTCACGTACCGCCATGGCGAGGACCGGACCTGACTGCGGCCTCCTCCGTGCCTACACAGGTCTCGTAGAGCTGTCCCAACACCACGAGATGCTGCTCCTCATCCTGAATGATCCGGCGCAGGTTTTCCACAATATTGCGGTCTCCAATCCACCGGGCTTGGG contains:
- the pyrB gene encoding aspartate carbamoyltransferase: MRHLIDFGDLSRAEWDSLYHRCSEIMDHPADFLDACKGRVMASLFYEPSTRTNFSFQTAMLRVGGTVFGFADPRSSSVAKGETLKDTVKMVSGYADVVVMRNPLEGAAKAASLYSNVPVINAGDGGHMHPTQTTADLTTITRLRGGVDGLSVGLCGDLKNGRTVHSLIKAMAKFQGVKFFLISPRELAVPEYMRAFMRENGMWFTEVTGLESVIPSLDVLYMTRIQRERFVDPLEYERNKGVYILTRRKLERARRDLLVMHPLPRVDEISIDVDDDPRAVYFEQARYGMFARMALLTDLANQPRMDPGAVEIGTAPVCRNPRCVTQAEHYLPPLVKQNGGLTCCAYCDAALE
- a CDS encoding putative ABC transporter permease; this translates as MRDWFWYFMFYSFLGFLLEVAFARVTHNPKRDRKCFYFLPLCPVYGLGALLILAPAPLLSRHIVLLALWSAFAATTAEYLMSLLYEIFLHVSFWDYSHLPFQIHGRVCLLFSLFWCGLGLLLVYGVQPLVAEIVSSIPGWLTLPTALFLGLDAVFTVYVLRRDRTTDALLWYRGLTYRHGEDRT